One Fusarium falciforme chromosome 12, complete sequence DNA window includes the following coding sequences:
- a CDS encoding HET domain-containing protein: MIVSQMASSSSSTTATPSGSPISDEHTLNGHTWDLPLRPAPPPPQYRQLELNRRQIRTLHLLPGDSQDPIRCTLETAFLADDPSYQTLSYAWGDPLDCRSITVAGRTTPVTVNLFNALRRLWLPDDEQRLWVDALCINQADDVEKSHQVNLMRDIYSRTTQTVLWLGDFAEDSDSSQLASKKPRTNENFIPEQTVMGAFTFLEVLAADHHYDIKYEEPGQDLIGQGVAAILSLIKLSWWHRVWTVQEAVLPPKATLMCGTLEPPFSMLAQV, translated from the coding sequence ATGATTGTGTCTCAAATGGCGTCCAGTAGCTCATCTACAACTGCGACCCCGTCGGGATCGCCTATCAGTGATGAACACACTCTCAATGGGCACACGTGGGATCTCCCTCTGCGACCGGCACCGCCACCTCCGCAGTATCGCCAACTCGAGCTGAATCGGCGCCAAATCCGGACACTCCATCTGCTTCCGGGAGACAGCCAAGACCCTATCCGCTGCACGTTGGAAACCGCATTTCTTGCAGATGACCCGTCCTACCAGACTCTGTCATATGCGTGGGGCGACCCTCTCGATTGTCGGTCCATCACTGTAGCTGGGAGGACAACCCCCGTTACTGTCAACCTCTTCAATGCCCTCCGGAGGCTATGGCTACCTGATGATGAGCAACGCCTTTGGGTCGATGCCCTGTGCATCAATCAGGCTGACGACGTCGAGAAATCACACCAGGTCAACCTGATGAGGGACATCTACTCTCGTACAACACAAACTGTTCTCTGGTTGGGCGACTTTGCCGAGGACTCTGATTCTTCCCAATTGGCGTCCAAAAAGCCAAGAACCAACGAGAACTTCATTCCCGAGCAAACAGTCATGGGGGCTTTCACATTTCTCGAAGTCTTGGCTGCCGATCACCACTACGACATCAAGTATGAAGAGCCGGGCCAGGACCTCATAGGGCAAGGAGTCGCCGCAATACTGTCCCTCATCAAGCTGTCTTGGTGGCATCGTGTGTGGACGGTTCAGGAGGCGGTCCTACCACCCAAAGCCACGTTGATGTGTGGCACCCTGGAGCCTCCGTTCTCTATGCTTGCGCAGGTATGA